Proteins encoded within one genomic window of Cellulomonas xiejunii:
- a CDS encoding glycosyltransferase has protein sequence MASQRGISVVVPVKGRVPLMRAQLASLRTAMEHSPEPAEVVVVDDSEPDDAEAHRVSCRELGARYVPGPRHVGAKRNLGVDQARYDLILFTDSDCRVSPDVLKRHVTTLRDADSTVGGVSGPTFVDHGRTRGGRIMRWSRLINDDLERPGRAAKVTWATTTNLVVRREVFEEVGGFPSESLDIVGGEDCDLGIKITDAGYTIVCDPDAVVLHDHAITESLATAARRLHGYGRSEQWVCSVHPHHRRPVLNAFTVASTAALAGIALAPRSRGAGLLAGPAVLALVVAARARGLRDEERAVGGGGTAERLACAAVDLLFDLGGFQAALQMGRPSGLVTGLRPADDVRPEGGGGRPPGRSWLPVEGTGWSPAGG, from the coding sequence GTGGCGTCACAGCGAGGGATATCCGTCGTCGTTCCGGTGAAGGGCCGGGTGCCGCTGATGCGGGCACAGCTCGCGTCACTGCGCACCGCCATGGAGCACAGTCCGGAGCCCGCGGAGGTCGTCGTCGTCGACGACTCGGAGCCCGACGACGCCGAGGCCCACCGCGTGAGCTGCCGTGAGCTGGGTGCCCGCTACGTGCCCGGTCCCCGCCACGTCGGCGCCAAGCGCAATCTGGGGGTCGATCAGGCCAGGTACGACCTGATCCTGTTCACGGACTCCGACTGCCGGGTGTCGCCCGACGTCCTCAAGCGTCACGTCACGACGCTGCGCGACGCGGACAGCACGGTCGGGGGCGTCTCGGGCCCCACCTTCGTGGATCACGGTCGGACGCGAGGCGGCCGGATCATGCGGTGGTCGAGGTTGATCAACGACGACCTGGAGCGTCCGGGCAGGGCCGCGAAGGTGACGTGGGCGACCACGACCAACCTCGTCGTGCGCAGGGAGGTCTTCGAGGAGGTGGGCGGCTTCCCGTCGGAGAGCCTGGACATCGTCGGTGGCGAGGACTGCGACCTCGGCATCAAGATCACCGACGCCGGCTACACGATCGTGTGCGACCCCGACGCGGTCGTCCTCCACGACCACGCCATCACGGAGTCCCTCGCCACGGCAGCCAGGCGGCTCCACGGCTACGGCCGCTCGGAGCAGTGGGTGTGCAGCGTCCACCCGCATCACCGTCGACCGGTGCTGAACGCCTTCACGGTCGCGTCGACGGCCGCCCTCGCCGGCATCGCGCTGGCACCGCGTAGCCGGGGTGCCGGTCTGCTGGCAGGGCCCGCCGTCCTCGCCCTCGTGGTCGCCGCGCGCGCCCGCGGGTTGCGGGACGAGGAGCGGGCCGTGGGCGGCGGCGGCACCGCCGAGCGGCTCGCCTGCGCCGCGGTCGACCTGCTGTTCGACCTCGGCGGCTTCCAGGCGGCACTCCAGATGGGCCGCCCGAGCGGTCTGGTCACGGGGCTCAGGCCCGCCGACGACGTCCGACCCGAGGGCGGCGGCGGGCGCCCGCCTGGTAGGTCGTGGCTACCTGTGGAGGGAACTGGCTGGTCGCCGGCTGGAGGCTGA
- a CDS encoding DUF6959 family protein, with the protein MHLRLIGYWRNDEHPGYPDPRELVDESWDADDRYAVSSYFRSGTYLRGCMGMSPCRFCGKHNGASEFTDGVLVWPEGLTHYVEDHGVRLPGTIERYVLSRMDRLESPVVSVDWWVAGADPTGGPLEPLERLVWQGNAQLAQQPGRRFPGLFVQGDTLSNHVDGPRSAQLLRWYEQMMQAAGRDELPY; encoded by the coding sequence GTGCACCTGCGGCTGATCGGTTACTGGCGCAACGACGAGCACCCCGGCTACCCCGACCCTCGTGAGCTCGTCGACGAGAGCTGGGACGCAGACGACCGCTACGCGGTCAGCTCCTACTTCAGGTCCGGAACATACCTGCGCGGCTGCATGGGCATGTCCCCGTGCCGGTTCTGCGGGAAGCACAACGGCGCGTCCGAGTTCACCGACGGCGTCCTGGTCTGGCCGGAGGGCTTGACGCACTACGTCGAGGATCACGGTGTCCGACTTCCCGGGACGATCGAGAGGTACGTGCTCTCCCGGATGGACCGGCTCGAGTCCCCGGTGGTGTCGGTGGACTGGTGGGTGGCAGGGGCGGATCCCACCGGTGGGCCGCTCGAGCCGCTCGAGCGATTGGTCTGGCAAGGCAACGCGCAGCTGGCACAACAACCCGGCCGCAGGTTCCCTGGCCTTTTCGTCCAAGGAGACACGCTCTCCAATCACGTGGACGGGCCACGGTCGGCTCAACTGCTGCGCTGGTACGAACAGATGATGCAGGCAGCGGGACGCGACGAGCTCCCGTACTGA
- a CDS encoding GIY-YIG nuclease family protein — MIRLAITPEYHGLRIRELELAARHLAAVQAAKEAEREEKARLREEKRVEDELRRAREKLDKEREHYANALAALQARGDEAGAAELQAKLAEIDKSIADVDYRAANVRAGYVYVISNVGAFGPDVVKIGMTRRLEPMDRVRELGDASVPFTFDVHALFFSEDAFGIETMLHRHFADQRVNRINTRREFFYATPEQVLEVLREHKVALVEYTTEAAAEEFRASRELAAAGA, encoded by the coding sequence ATGATCCGCCTTGCCATCACTCCCGAGTACCACGGGCTGCGGATCCGCGAGCTCGAGCTCGCCGCCAGGCACCTGGCCGCCGTCCAGGCCGCCAAGGAGGCCGAGCGCGAGGAGAAGGCCCGATTGCGGGAGGAGAAGCGCGTGGAGGATGAGCTGCGGCGTGCCCGTGAGAAGTTGGACAAGGAGCGGGAGCACTACGCGAACGCACTCGCCGCGCTGCAGGCCCGTGGGGACGAGGCGGGCGCCGCGGAGCTGCAGGCCAAGCTCGCCGAGATCGACAAGTCCATCGCCGACGTCGACTACCGGGCCGCGAATGTCCGCGCCGGCTACGTCTACGTCATCTCCAACGTCGGCGCGTTCGGTCCCGACGTCGTGAAGATCGGCATGACCCGCCGCCTGGAGCCGATGGACCGAGTGCGCGAGCTCGGGGACGCCTCGGTGCCGTTCACGTTCGACGTGCACGCCCTCTTCTTCTCCGAGGACGCGTTCGGCATCGAAACGATGCTGCACCGGCACTTCGCAGACCAGCGTGTCAACCGCATCAACACCCGCCGGGAATTCTTCTACGCCACCCCAGAACAGGTGCTCGAGGTGCTTCGCGAGCACAAGGTCGCCCTGGTCGAGTACACGACCGAGGCCGCCGCCGAGGAGTTCCGCGCCAGCCGCGAACTTGCCGCCGCGGGGGCGTGA
- a CDS encoding DUF4041 domain-containing protein gives MTTPPANWYPDPHVPGQVRYWDGAHWTEHVAQAQPPAAVYPQANEPQPPAPQQTQSAGGRKIGLFNARGAAKDLAAENAQLRATLEAAGALALAEIQQQTAAAQAQLTSLGEQINQTQQQHAAQVAAARAEFGALQQQALDVRHAINLQEFGLYDFEHPAEASATLSAELARVRAQIKATVSDKRAVTATSNFTFDGSAAKGRKFVESMSRTMLSAYNAEAENAIKAVRAGGLTTAQQRLTRVVERVASNG, from the coding sequence ATGACGACGCCCCCGGCGAACTGGTACCCCGACCCCCACGTCCCCGGCCAGGTGCGCTACTGGGACGGTGCGCACTGGACGGAGCACGTCGCCCAGGCTCAACCCCCCGCAGCTGTCTATCCGCAGGCCAACGAGCCCCAGCCGCCAGCGCCCCAGCAGACGCAGTCAGCCGGGGGTCGCAAGATCGGGCTGTTCAACGCGCGCGGCGCGGCCAAGGACCTTGCTGCCGAGAATGCGCAGTTGCGCGCCACCCTTGAGGCCGCTGGCGCCCTCGCCCTCGCCGAGATCCAGCAGCAGACCGCCGCCGCCCAGGCCCAACTGACGAGCCTGGGCGAGCAGATCAACCAGACCCAGCAGCAGCACGCCGCGCAGGTCGCTGCGGCGCGCGCCGAGTTCGGGGCTCTCCAGCAACAGGCCCTGGACGTGCGGCACGCCATCAACCTCCAGGAGTTCGGGCTGTACGACTTCGAGCACCCCGCAGAAGCATCCGCCACCCTGTCCGCCGAACTTGCCCGCGTACGCGCCCAGATCAAGGCCACCGTCTCTGACAAGCGGGCCGTCACCGCCACGTCGAACTTCACGTTCGACGGCTCCGCAGCCAAGGGGCGCAAGTTCGTCGAGTCGATGTCCAGGACGATGCTCTCGGCCTACAACGCTGAAGCCGAGAACGCCATCAAGGCCGTGAGGGCAGGCGGCCTCACCACCGCCCAGCAGCGCCTGACACGAGTGGTCGAGCGCGTCGCGAGTAATGGGTAG
- a CDS encoding aminoglycoside phosphotransferase family protein translates to MRRLVAEQHPAWATLPVTPAARSGWDNRTFRLGDELLVRLPSAEWYIEAVAKEQRWLPVLAPHLPLPIPAPVAAGMPGQGYPWPWSVYRWLPGASVDAAPPADLTRLAVDLAGFLNALRHAPGPGPAPGQHNWWRGGPVGHYDDQTRHALDALAGEVDVRAATDVWEAAVTSAWDGPDVWLHGDVAPGNLLVRGGVLSAVIDFGTCGWGGPSCDLVIAWTVLDGRSREAFRAAVGADPTMWARARGWALWKALITMDRQHDDPGARAGARRVLEAVLADHAAHA, encoded by the coding sequence GTGCGCCGCCTGGTCGCCGAGCAGCACCCCGCGTGGGCCACGCTGCCGGTGACGCCCGCCGCGCGCAGCGGCTGGGACAACCGCACCTTCCGCCTCGGGGACGAGCTGCTCGTACGCCTACCGAGCGCGGAATGGTACATCGAGGCCGTGGCGAAGGAGCAGCGCTGGCTGCCCGTCCTGGCGCCGCACCTCCCGCTCCCGATCCCCGCACCGGTGGCCGCGGGGATGCCCGGCCAGGGCTACCCGTGGCCCTGGTCCGTGTACCGGTGGCTACCGGGTGCCTCCGTCGACGCTGCCCCGCCCGCCGACCTGACCCGCCTCGCAGTCGACCTCGCGGGATTCCTGAACGCGCTGCGTCACGCGCCCGGGCCGGGGCCGGCGCCGGGTCAGCACAACTGGTGGCGCGGCGGCCCGGTCGGCCATTACGACGACCAGACGCGCCACGCGCTCGATGCGCTCGCCGGCGAGGTCGACGTCCGGGCCGCGACGGACGTGTGGGAGGCCGCCGTGACGTCGGCGTGGGACGGGCCAGACGTCTGGCTCCACGGTGACGTGGCGCCCGGGAACCTCCTCGTGCGCGGCGGCGTCCTGAGCGCGGTCATCGACTTCGGCACCTGCGGCTGGGGGGGCCCCTCCTGCGACCTGGTGATCGCCTGGACCGTCCTCGACGGCCGCTCACGAGAAGCGTTCCGAGCAGCGGTCGGCGCGGACCCCACCATGTGGGCACGAGCGCGGGGGTGGGCGCTGTGGAAGGCCCTCATCACGATGGACCGGCAGCATGACGACCCCGGCGCACGCGCCGGTGCGCGGCGCGTCCTCGAGGCCGTGCTCGCAGACCACGCCGCGCACGCGTGA
- a CDS encoding immunity 26/phosphotriesterase HocA family protein produces MSAAAYRVGDWFAIPLANGTFAPGRVVFHTPPQGVLGYVFAPRPTLPTRAELADLEPGDALLAQRFSGLHIGDPWPLLGGAGDVDRSRWKTPEFETDLRDVYPEGREVRVDLVDDQLRRVHFFHAPLSELGRRQYGGVMGAVALERWLLHQVRANALVPLRTQPWWDNPTPVPPGAAPPPAPEPPSDRVVVVVPGRGRSVGDIVEMTLMLGLAPDVGEVDGAMRSRDETEISVYGPDGRRLADRVLELVGPLRTPGLHLLVRAGDQEWTLRPHE; encoded by the coding sequence GTGAGCGCAGCGGCATACCGGGTCGGGGACTGGTTCGCGATCCCTCTCGCCAACGGCACGTTCGCCCCGGGGCGGGTCGTGTTCCACACGCCGCCGCAGGGGGTGCTCGGCTACGTCTTCGCCCCGCGACCGACGCTGCCCACGCGCGCCGAGCTGGCGGATCTCGAACCGGGGGACGCGCTGCTGGCACAGAGGTTCTCGGGGCTGCACATCGGTGACCCGTGGCCGCTGCTCGGCGGCGCGGGCGACGTCGACCGCAGCAGGTGGAAGACCCCGGAGTTCGAGACGGACCTGCGTGACGTCTACCCCGAAGGACGTGAGGTGCGGGTGGACCTGGTCGACGACCAGCTGCGCCGGGTGCACTTCTTCCACGCACCCCTCAGCGAGCTCGGCCGACGCCAGTACGGTGGCGTGATGGGCGCTGTGGCGCTCGAGCGGTGGCTCCTGCACCAGGTGCGGGCGAACGCGCTCGTCCCGTTGCGCACACAACCGTGGTGGGACAACCCGACGCCCGTGCCGCCGGGCGCGGCACCGCCCCCGGCGCCCGAGCCTCCGTCCGACCGTGTCGTCGTCGTCGTACCGGGGCGTGGGCGCTCGGTGGGCGACATCGTCGAGATGACGTTGATGCTCGGGCTCGCGCCCGACGTCGGCGAGGTGGACGGCGCGATGCGGTCACGGGACGAGACCGAGATCAGCGTCTACGGTCCCGACGGCCGACGGCTGGCTGACCGGGTCCTCGAGCTCGTGGGCCCGCTTCGCACACCCGGGCTGCACCTGCTGGTCCGCGCCGGTGACCAGGAGTGGACCCTCAGACCGCACGAGTGA
- a CDS encoding DinB family protein: protein MTRYIDEDLHGAEFRECDLTGARLIGVVMQDAVIDGLITNLVVNGVEVTEYVEAELDRRHPVRVLIRSEDPADLREASRQLHAGWAATIERLRRTPGIERRSVNDEWSAVQTMRHLVFVHDSWFRRCCLGSTELFTPMGIGPTVEPYRGAHGLDLSLDPALDEIVSVRDAQAAELEAWLDEVTADQLAARAPVPDGDVWPPYARGRLVRQCLGTVLNETFEHYRFCVRDLDLIEAQDAQ from the coding sequence ATGACGCGGTACATCGACGAGGATCTGCACGGTGCGGAGTTCCGCGAGTGCGATCTGACCGGGGCACGCCTGATCGGCGTCGTCATGCAGGATGCCGTGATCGACGGGCTCATCACCAACCTCGTGGTGAACGGTGTCGAGGTCACCGAGTACGTCGAGGCAGAGCTCGACCGGCGTCATCCGGTGCGGGTGCTGATCCGCTCCGAGGACCCTGCCGATCTGCGCGAGGCATCGCGTCAGCTCCATGCCGGCTGGGCCGCCACGATCGAGCGACTCCGCCGTACGCCCGGCATCGAGCGCCGCAGCGTGAACGACGAGTGGTCGGCGGTGCAGACGATGCGCCACCTGGTCTTCGTCCACGACTCGTGGTTCCGCCGCTGCTGCCTGGGCTCGACGGAGCTGTTCACGCCGATGGGCATCGGGCCGACCGTCGAGCCCTACCGTGGAGCGCACGGGCTTGACCTCTCGCTCGATCCGGCCCTCGACGAGATCGTGAGCGTGCGTGACGCACAGGCAGCCGAGCTCGAGGCCTGGCTCGACGAGGTCACCGCTGATCAGCTCGCAGCGCGAGCTCCGGTGCCCGACGGCGATGTCTGGCCGCCGTATGCCCGGGGCCGCTTGGTGCGGCAGTGCCTCGGCACGGTGCTCAACGAGACGTTCGAGCACTACCGCTTCTGCGTCCGTGACCTCGACCTGATTGAGGCACAGGACGCTCAGTAG
- a CDS encoding uridine kinase family protein gives MRDGAAAELHALVAAVPCRPVLVGIDGQGGAGKSTFARAGVPLLAGAVVVEGDDFYRDMDSCTRAALSPAAGVQRYFDWQRLRSEVLEPVRRGDPTLRYQRYDWVLEEMGGWVEMPMPDVVLVEGVYTLRPQLLDLVDIAVWVDASAETRLQRQVERGENADEWIARWVAAEDHYVATYDPRSAAAMRVLGA, from the coding sequence GTGAGAGACGGCGCGGCAGCGGAGCTCCACGCGCTTGTCGCCGCCGTGCCCTGCCGTCCCGTCCTGGTCGGTATCGACGGTCAGGGCGGGGCCGGCAAGTCCACGTTCGCCCGAGCTGGCGTCCCTCTGCTCGCCGGTGCAGTCGTCGTCGAGGGTGATGACTTCTACCGCGACATGGACAGCTGCACGCGTGCCGCGCTGTCTCCCGCTGCCGGTGTGCAGCGGTACTTCGACTGGCAGCGGCTGCGGAGCGAGGTTCTCGAGCCTGTACGCCGAGGCGACCCGACGCTGCGCTACCAGAGATACGACTGGGTACTCGAGGAGATGGGCGGGTGGGTCGAGATGCCCATGCCTGATGTCGTCCTCGTCGAGGGCGTGTACACCCTGCGGCCTCAACTTCTCGACCTCGTCGACATCGCGGTGTGGGTGGACGCATCTGCAGAGACCCGCCTGCAGCGCCAGGTCGAACGCGGCGAGAACGCCGATGAGTGGATTGCTCGGTGGGTCGCTGCGGAGGACCACTATGTGGCTACCTACGACCCCCGTTCTGCGGCGGCCATGCGCGTCCTGGGCGCCTGA
- a CDS encoding DUF3644 domain-containing protein, whose translation MARPPAWRHTLDEARRQALVAIDFYNRPGDRRSFGDFIVHIHLAWQNLLHADRMRRNAEIFYRESGGRRLFKRNPDGSKKTWDLAQCVRHEFKDASPIRANVEFFIGLRNHVEHRFQDSVLVATAAEAHACIINFEAELVRRFGNRETLGSELKFPVFVQSLSPSRYEEQRDLRRGLPSAVTSYITEFQAGLGDEVRSDERFAYRLLLLPMKGPKTEADLALNFVRQDELTAEELQALLGQQGSVIVAEKYREAIHGEEMLPKEAAAAVEQRIPFEFRMHDFTVIRKAWQIGPAKSGDKAQLPKSDGFCLYSPAFKQFVYRPKLVERMAEALKTAESYQQLLGRAPTPKPSSSA comes from the coding sequence ATGGCGCGCCCACCTGCATGGAGACACACGCTCGACGAGGCGAGACGACAAGCTCTCGTCGCCATCGACTTCTACAACCGCCCCGGCGATCGTCGGAGCTTTGGCGACTTCATTGTTCACATCCACCTTGCTTGGCAGAACCTCCTCCACGCCGACCGAATGCGCCGCAACGCCGAGATTTTCTACCGCGAGTCAGGTGGACGTCGGCTGTTCAAGCGCAACCCCGACGGTTCGAAGAAGACCTGGGACCTGGCTCAATGCGTCAGGCACGAATTCAAAGACGCCAGCCCGATCAGAGCGAACGTCGAGTTCTTCATCGGCCTACGCAACCACGTCGAGCACCGCTTCCAGGACTCAGTTTTGGTCGCGACCGCTGCTGAGGCGCACGCTTGCATCATCAACTTCGAGGCCGAGCTGGTGCGCAGGTTCGGCAACCGCGAGACGCTCGGTAGCGAGCTCAAGTTCCCGGTGTTCGTCCAGTCCCTCAGCCCATCTCGATACGAGGAGCAGCGCGATCTCAGGCGAGGTCTGCCCTCTGCCGTCACTAGCTACATCACCGAGTTTCAAGCGGGACTTGGCGATGAGGTTCGAAGTGACGAACGCTTCGCGTACCGCCTCTTGCTCCTGCCGATGAAGGGCCCCAAGACCGAAGCAGACCTGGCGCTGAACTTCGTTCGTCAGGACGAACTGACAGCAGAAGAGCTGCAAGCACTCCTCGGGCAACAGGGCAGCGTGATCGTCGCGGAGAAGTATCGCGAGGCGATCCACGGGGAGGAGATGCTGCCGAAGGAAGCTGCCGCAGCTGTAGAGCAGCGCATCCCCTTCGAGTTTAGAATGCACGACTTCACCGTGATCCGGAAGGCTTGGCAGATCGGGCCGGCGAAGTCGGGCGACAAGGCTCAGCTACCCAAGTCGGACGGCTTCTGCCTGTACTCGCCAGCCTTCAAGCAGTTCGTCTACCGGCCCAAGCTCGTGGAGCGCATGGCGGAGGCTCTTAAGACCGCGGAGTCGTACCAGCAGTTGCTAGGTCGTGCGCCGACCCCGAAGCCCTCGTCTTCGGCGTGA
- a CDS encoding Shedu immune nuclease family protein — protein MARFGAEPGERGSSEIRTTSDGITQVCFVPLSTPESGSPAASRLADGVKLLEISPSSGRLAIYPTDTRHWSDDFLGPKYSTIEKITLPVDLDYEYWDVHDVLENLPSGFTKDLEYGLGLAHEHDWLVRLIEEHTACIEMRFVDGGQTPAVDGETFTLGLAWFGALVAELRRIKSRGDHASLRVRRAYGHNQLAEYLRVEPVRYAYGRHVDSRFIAGAALDREEVTEEVVASLAEAVSSRVTEAARVAPARMVALQREVELANLDHLIEAYRVALDARHPEQWWQTFFEENIFALQLLFGGPTIFVDAQVAIGSGDNRPKGKKIADYLFQNSMTNNAALVEIKRPSTKLLKRRPYRARVYGVQSEISEALTQVLDQARELTRNELATKSRTGRTSWVTSSPRCFVVAGRASELDTHDKKKSFDLYREHLAGVQLVTYDEILEQLKNLRDFLAADRRAGSPAIS, from the coding sequence ATGGCTCGATTCGGAGCGGAGCCGGGTGAGCGCGGGTCCTCGGAGATACGGACGACCAGCGATGGGATCACGCAGGTGTGCTTCGTCCCACTTTCCACTCCGGAATCTGGCTCCCCGGCGGCGTCCCGACTTGCGGACGGCGTCAAGCTCCTGGAGATAAGTCCTTCCAGTGGGCGTCTAGCAATCTATCCGACGGACACCCGGCATTGGAGCGACGACTTTCTCGGCCCGAAGTACTCGACGATCGAGAAGATCACCCTCCCCGTCGACCTCGATTACGAGTACTGGGATGTGCATGACGTCCTAGAGAATCTCCCCTCAGGATTCACCAAGGACCTGGAGTACGGACTTGGGTTGGCGCACGAGCACGACTGGCTCGTCCGCCTGATCGAGGAGCACACGGCGTGCATCGAGATGCGGTTCGTGGATGGCGGTCAGACCCCGGCCGTCGATGGTGAGACGTTCACGCTTGGGCTCGCGTGGTTTGGCGCGCTCGTGGCGGAACTCCGCAGGATCAAGTCGCGCGGCGACCACGCGTCGCTGCGTGTCCGCCGCGCCTACGGCCACAATCAGTTGGCTGAGTATCTGCGAGTGGAACCGGTCAGGTACGCATACGGGCGGCACGTGGACAGCAGGTTCATCGCTGGGGCCGCCCTTGACCGTGAGGAGGTGACCGAGGAGGTCGTGGCCTCTCTGGCGGAGGCGGTCTCGAGCCGTGTAACCGAAGCGGCTCGTGTCGCCCCGGCTCGCATGGTCGCCCTGCAGCGCGAAGTGGAACTAGCTAACCTTGACCACTTGATTGAGGCGTACCGGGTTGCCCTTGACGCGAGGCATCCCGAGCAATGGTGGCAGACGTTCTTCGAAGAGAACATCTTTGCACTCCAACTCCTGTTCGGCGGTCCGACGATATTTGTTGACGCGCAGGTCGCGATCGGGTCGGGCGACAACCGCCCCAAGGGCAAAAAGATTGCCGACTACCTCTTTCAGAACTCGATGACGAACAACGCGGCGTTGGTCGAGATCAAGAGGCCCAGCACGAAGTTGCTAAAGCGACGCCCGTACCGCGCGCGCGTATATGGGGTTCAGTCGGAGATAAGCGAAGCCCTAACGCAGGTGCTTGACCAGGCGCGAGAACTGACTCGGAACGAGCTCGCCACCAAGTCCCGGACGGGCCGAACTTCCTGGGTGACCAGCTCCCCTCGTTGTTTCGTCGTTGCAGGTCGAGCCAGCGAACTCGACACCCACGACAAGAAGAAATCGTTCGACCTATACAGGGAGCACCTTGCTGGGGTGCAACTTGTCACATACGACGAGATCCTCGAACAGTTGAAGAACCTCCGAGACTTCCTCGCGGCCGATCGTCGAGCCGGATCGCCCGCGATCTCGTAG
- a CDS encoding Wadjet anti-phage system protein JetD domain-containing protein, whose amino-acid sequence MKTPPTVLADVARRLARTWAQHATSSAAGVPAEGLWPHEFAIGNPTQNELERDFPAYVRRVQLWWAWAEEHRVQLRWRTRHVSSTAQQLPTHLVVEDISAAARLAGAPWPERLVRAEHRAAALRDRFDGNPNLERVLSGSVDLNDVDFELLCRAGAWFALNQDSRLTPRQVPIEGMHAKWLNTRQALVKQLAILDDLGLAPRHPSRVHFTYLDPQYRATRGRIHDCISTGDNAHLPYIPRVVLISENKDTAVWFPPVASAIAVEGAGSGAAAFAAVNWIRDAEVLVYWGDMDADGLEILNEFRAAGLPAVPLLMDFETYLRWERYGVNVDAKGKDLTNRPPRPVEQLPAEQRELYFKLIDERWTRVRRVEQERIPLDVARAALIAVVTERRQVSVDA is encoded by the coding sequence GTGAAGACCCCGCCCACCGTCCTGGCGGACGTGGCCCGGCGCCTCGCACGCACCTGGGCTCAGCACGCCACCTCGAGCGCAGCCGGCGTACCGGCTGAGGGTCTATGGCCCCATGAGTTCGCCATCGGCAACCCCACGCAGAACGAGCTCGAGCGCGACTTCCCCGCGTACGTGCGGCGGGTCCAGTTGTGGTGGGCGTGGGCCGAGGAGCACCGGGTGCAGCTTCGGTGGCGGACTCGGCACGTGTCGAGCACAGCCCAGCAGTTGCCCACGCACCTGGTCGTCGAGGACATCTCCGCGGCTGCTCGGCTGGCAGGAGCGCCCTGGCCGGAGCGGCTGGTGCGGGCCGAGCACCGTGCCGCCGCCCTGCGGGACCGGTTCGACGGGAACCCGAACCTGGAGCGGGTCCTCAGCGGCTCCGTCGACCTCAACGACGTCGACTTCGAGCTGCTGTGCCGTGCCGGTGCCTGGTTCGCTCTGAACCAGGACTCCCGACTTACACCGCGACAGGTGCCAATCGAGGGCATGCACGCCAAGTGGCTGAACACCCGCCAGGCCCTTGTCAAGCAGCTGGCCATTCTGGACGACCTGGGCCTGGCGCCGCGGCACCCGTCACGTGTGCACTTCACGTACCTGGACCCGCAGTACCGCGCCACCAGAGGACGGATCCACGACTGCATAAGCACTGGTGACAACGCCCACCTGCCGTACATCCCGAGGGTCGTGCTCATCTCGGAGAACAAGGACACCGCGGTGTGGTTCCCACCGGTTGCTAGCGCCATCGCGGTCGAGGGCGCCGGCAGCGGCGCGGCCGCGTTCGCCGCCGTGAACTGGATTCGGGACGCCGAGGTGCTCGTGTACTGGGGTGACATGGACGCTGATGGGCTGGAGATCCTCAACGAGTTTCGAGCCGCAGGGCTGCCGGCAGTCCCGCTGCTCATGGACTTCGAGACCTACCTGCGGTGGGAGAGGTACGGGGTGAACGTCGACGCCAAGGGCAAGGACCTAACGAACCGCCCGCCCCGCCCGGTCGAGCAGCTGCCGGCAGAGCAGCGCGAGCTGTACTTCAAACTCATCGACGAGAGATGGACACGTGTGCGGCGCGTTGAGCAGGAGCGCATCCCGCTGGACGTGGCCCGCGCTGCCCTGATCGCTGTCGTCACCGAGCGTCGCCAGGTCAGCGTCGATGCGTAG